TCCGGTATAATCAAACCGCAAAGGTTGGCCTGCTGCGCACAGTCGAGAAATCTCGGAATCGCAATGACGCTGTTCAGATATCCCATGAAGAGCGTCGGACCGAGAGTTGAAATCTCGGCGGCTATGGCGAAGTAGTTGTCAAGTGTGATACCGTTTTCAAGAGCAGATTGCGAAGCGGCTTGGATTACTGGTCCATCCGCAAGCGGGTCGGAAAAGGGCATGCCAAGCTCAATGATATCAGCACCGGCATCGAAAATCGATTGCGCGAGAGGCACAGTCCATTCACGATTCGGAAAGCCGCAGGTGAGATATATCGCCAACAGTTTACGTTTTTTGTGGCGACATTGGCGAATGAAAGAACTGAGGTCACACTTGCTTGCCATAGGTCCCCATGTCTTTGTCACCGCGGCCGGACAGACAGACAATCACCGGCGCAGGAACACCTTCGTCTTTCAGTGTGTGCAAGCAGGCGAGCGCGTGCGCGGATTCGAGTGCAGGAATGATGCCTTCAAGCCGGGCGAGATTTTTTGCCGCGGCTAACGCTTCCGTATCACTTGCGCGCACGTAGGTTACTCTTCCGATGTCAAACAGGTAGCTATGCTCCGGTCCGGTTCCGGGGTAGTCAAGTCCCGCTGAAACAGAATGTGCTTCAAGAATCTGTCCGTCGATGTTCTGCAGGACGTAGGTGCGGGAGCCGTGAAGCACTCCGGGAGTCCCGCGGGTCAACGCGGCGGCATGACATGCGGAGTCGTCTCCTTCGCCTCCGGCCTCAACTCCGATGAGTTTTATTGACGGTTCATCAAGAAACGGATAGAATAAGCCAATCGCGTTGCTGCCGCCGCCGACACAGGCAATGAGAGTCCGCGGCAGGATGCCTCGCTCGGCACATTGCACACGCGTTTCTTCGCCAATGACTTTTTGAAATTCACGAACCATAAGCGGGTAGGGGTGCGGACCGACGACACTGCCGATGAGATAGAACGTATCGCGCACATTTGTCACCCAGTCGCGGATGGCATCGCTTGTGGCATCCTTTAAGGTCTGTGTTCCGGAGTAAACGGGTTTGACCTCCGCACCGAGCATTTTCATTCTGGCAACGTTTGGAGCTTGACGTTCGATATCACGAGCCCCCATGTACACGACACAATCAAGTCCGAACCGCGCGCAGACAGTGGCGGTTGCCACTCCGTGCTGTCCGGCTCCTGTTTCAGCGACGATTCGCTGTTTGCCGATTCGAAGCGCGAGCAACGCCTGACCGAGAGCGTTATTGAGTTTATGGGCGCCGGTATGAACGAGGTCTTCGCGCTTCAGAAATACTTGAAAGCCAAGGCTGTCGCTCAATCGTTCAGCGGGGTAGAGCGGAGTCGGGCGGCCGGCGAAATCGTGAAGGTGCCACGAGAGTTGCTGATGAAAGCCGGGATCGAGAGCGGCAGCGCGAAATTCGCGAACAAGCTCGCGGCACGGTGCTACAAGTGTTTCAGGGATGAACTGACCGCCATATTCGCCGAAGAAGCCGTTCGAGTCCGGGACATTGTAAATCATTTTTCTGTCATCCCGCGCACGGCGGATACAAATTGAGTCATGAGCAGGTGGTCTTTCTTTCGGGGTTCGAGCTCGATACCTCGGGATACGTCCACGCCGAACGGTTTGTGCCGGTTGATAACCGACAAGACATTTGCCGGTGACAGTTGACCTGCGAGGACAATCGGGTTCTTTATTTGAAGCGACTGAATCGGCCGCATGAGTTCAGGGATGTCAATCAGAATTGCGCGTGCTTGAGTGTGGTCAAGCAGAGCGGTGATGTGCCTACCGTCGCGGGTCGCTTTGATGTAGGGAATTCCGAAAGTCAGGC
This genomic interval from bacterium contains the following:
- the trpB gene encoding tryptophan synthase subunit beta produces the protein MIYNVPDSNGFFGEYGGQFIPETLVAPCRELVREFRAAALDPGFHQQLSWHLHDFAGRPTPLYPAERLSDSLGFQVFLKREDLVHTGAHKLNNALGQALLALRIGKQRIVAETGAGQHGVATATVCARFGLDCVVYMGARDIERQAPNVARMKMLGAEVKPVYSGTQTLKDATSDAIRDWVTNVRDTFYLIGSVVGPHPYPLMVREFQKVIGEETRVQCAERGILPRTLIACVGGGSNAIGLFYPFLDEPSIKLIGVEAGGEGDDSACHAAALTRGTPGVLHGSRTYVLQNIDGQILEAHSVSAGLDYPGTGPEHSYLFDIGRVTYVRASDTEALAAAKNLARLEGIIPALESAHALACLHTLKDEGVPAPVIVCLSGRGDKDMGTYGKQV
- a CDS encoding phosphoribosylanthranilate isomerase, with product MNTWIKFCGLCRPEDFAYAVELGVNAAGVVCVPNTPRFLDLEELRALSRLPRGNTKFVLVFQDASAEFVKVCIDIAEPDVLQFHGTESAFFCLTFGIPYIKATRDGRHITALLDHTQARAILIDIPELMRPIQSLQIKNPIVLAGQLSPANVLSVINRHKPFGVDVSRGIELEPRKKDHLLMTQFVSAVRGMTEK